One Torulaspora globosa chromosome 5, complete sequence DNA window includes the following coding sequences:
- the VAM6 gene encoding Vam6p (ancestral locus Anc_4.274), translating into MLRARLIDSIDSQNVTAVLHSPEARKLLIAKENGDIEVYYREQGKLKLYQAYPKLLQSSQSDETRISGLYESNELSTVFIRCDKSLLLFNSTNLHQYDSIVDRRGIENCWVFEVSLPNNDEKNTFLVYSTRNTGKVRMLIWKGRSYEKIVEATLSKDKEIIKSVIAGNSGILLATDMGVYHWSYGDSVLSRIDKIVRRKYPNDVVRQLAELRSISHSKVDKNDNAMDTLSLLSSSRITKKSSVLNLWSKDRHQTSRSSTLRHLFSPMPSKNVLLDGMTKNLYTLCMTESDLPYMIASDSSQFLDWNSSFSEIQYLSVNLLVLHNSNTIRFVDYENGFTFLEQRIADGIRLFEKIEQCHFIVLTSNDQLQLYRYNVDDGSDDNLGDEESICGLLYDSDFYQLWRKVLFYEFFLESPNALDLCSSDNPEQSLDFCALKLRDLTVMWCLEIWGRLQADMNLLSRNGRIDARSTNLQNLIVTNLFERLTTFWAPPQLIIVRTFPPEVTRLVTEITGQKHDCITSDGSTSGAYTISQELIRESLLPYLVQTRRRLRYMLRTEKMTWDYAGRQVKVEIDFFSLDKHDSLDVSTLLTLVDTVLFITYLHYFPSMVGPLLSVDSMCDYSTVVRELRNRRMFQELVCFYFQRKEHVEALKFLTDLFDDLQKKVDGEKLQDGVKLLVIDYLKKLPKEYQSLVFQYSDWLFARSDSKGNILESIFINDSPTFADRDHYQIYTYIDKHDRQVALEYLEFVISTFKLREVKLHTSLIKRYFEDLENYNTRLKLKSILEITSSYEPRTILRLLQEMTDNDNNMLNKDQKCFLDLLKVYPLQKLGNFEEAVDILYDELSDYNSTSVFCDKVYIKDKMQGQKVLEYLFRKIISSSKGDRKPQIARFVQEHGSKLDVIKIYKLLPDDLLLSDLRQVLAQTIKLHAIENDERRIEKGLFQAELVKKSYELNKSLANFVLLDENYKCPVCRKKFLASSTDSALWYTVDSREVIVHYTCGKALEAKIQAKSAKTKLRSSRIVADLKSAV; encoded by the coding sequence ATGCTTAGGGCGAGACTAATCGATTCAATCGATTCACAGAATGTTACAGCCGTACTACATAGTCCTGAGGCTCGCAAGCTGTTAATCGCGAAGGAGAACGGTGATATAGAGGTCTATTACCGAGAACAGGGAAAACTGAAGCTGTATCAGGCGTATCCAAAGTTGTTGCAAAGCTCACAATCAGATGAAACTCGTATCAGCGGCCTTTACGAATCGAACGAACTGTCGACAGTTTTCATCAGATGCGATAAGTCACTTCTGTTGTTTAACAGCACCAACTTACATCAGTACGATAGCATAGTGGATAGAAGGGGGATCGAGAATTGCTGGGTTTTTGAAGTATCTTTACCGAATaacgatgaaaagaacACGTTCCTTGTGTACTCTACCAGGAACACTGGTAAAGTACGAATGCTAATATGGAAGGGGAGAAGCTACGAGAAAATAGTCGAGGCTACATTATCCAAGGACAAAGAGATCATTAAGTCTGTTATTGCCGGAAATAGCGGAATCCTGCTGGCTACAGATATGGGCGTTTATCATTGGTCTTATGGGGATTctgttctttcaagaatagACAAGATTGTCAGGCGCAAGTATCCGAATGATGTGGTGCGCCAATTGGCAGAATTGCGATCAATTTCCCACTCTAAGGTTGACAAAAACGATAATGCTATGGATACcctttctttgttgtcAAGTAGCCGGATCACGAAGAAATCGAGCGTCCTGAATCTCTGGTCTAAAGATCGCCATCAAACCTCTCGTTCAAGCACCCTACGACATTTGTTTAGTCCTATGCCGAGTAAGAACGTACTGCTGGATGGAATGACGAAAAATCTGTACACGCTGTGCATGACGGAATCTGATTTGCCATACATGATTGCCTCAGATAGCTCacaatttcttgattggaACAGCTCGTTTTCAGAGATTCAGTATTTGTCAGTGAATTTATTGGTTCTGCACAATAGCAATACGATAAGGTTTGTCGACTACGAGAACGGATTCAcatttcttgaacagcgaATAGCTGACGGCATTCGGCTATTCGAAAAAATTGAGCAGTGCCATTTCATCGTCCTCACCTCGAATGATCAGCTGCAGCTTTATAGATACAACGTCGACGACGGTTCGGATGATAACTTAGGCGACGAAGAATCAATTTGTGGTTTATTGTATGATTCTGACTTTTATCAGCTGTGGCGAAAGGTGCTGTTCTATGAATTTTTCCTAGAATCACCAAATGCTCTGGATTTATGCTCGTCCGACAATCCGGAACAATCGCTGGATTTTTGTGCGCTGAAACTGAGAGATCTCACTGTAATGTGGTGCCTGGAAATCTGGGGCCGGTTACAGGCCGATATGAACCTACTATCTCGTAACGGTCGCATTGACGCACGCAGCACCAATTTACAAAATCTTATTGTTACAAATTTGTTCGAAAGATTAACAACCTTTTGGGCACCGCCGCAATTAATTATTGTTCGAACATTCCCACCAGAGGTTACTCGATTGGTGACCGAGATTACAGGCCAAAAACACGATTGCATTACATCCGATGGGAGCACTTCAGGGGCTTACACCATAAGTCAAGAGCTAATACGAGAATCTCTTTTGCCCTATTTGGTTCAGACCAGGAGACGTCTAAGATACATGCTACGCACAGAAAAAATGACCTGGGACTATGCGGGAAGGCAAGTTAAGGTAGAAATAGacttcttttctttggatAAACATGATTCGCTCGATGTCTCTACCTTGCTCACATTAGTGGATACGGTCCTTTTCATAACCTATCTGCATTACTTTCCCAGTATGGTTGGCCCGCTTCTTTCGGTCGATAGTATGTGCGACTATAGCACGGTTGTGAGAGAATTGCGCAATCGTCGTATGTTTCAAGAACTGGTATGTTTCTACTTCCAGCGAAAAGAGCATGTCGAAGCGCTAAAGTTTCTTACAGATCtttttgatgatcttcAGAAAAAAGTTGATGGCGAGAAGTTGCAGGATGGCGTCAAATTATTAGTGATTGACTACCTTAAGAAGTTGCCGAAGGAGTATCAAAGCCTAGTCTTTCAATATAGTGATTGGCTTTTTGCAAGATCTGACTCGAAGGGTAACATTCTGGAAAGCATTTTCATTAACGATTCACCTACTTTTGCAGACCGCGATCATTATCAAATATACACTTACATCGACAAGCATGACCGCCAGGTAGCCTTGGAATACCTCGAATTTGTCATAAGCACTTTCAAGCTAAGGGAAGTGAAGTTGCATACCTCTTTAATCAAAAGGtactttgaagatcttgagaaCTACAACACAAGACTAAAGTTAAAATCAATTCTCGAAATCACTTCCTCTTATGAACCGAGAACAATATTGCGCCTTCTGCAAGAAATGACTGATAATGACAACAACATGTTGAACAAGGACCAAAAATGTTTCCTCGATCTATTGAAAGTCTATCCTCTACAAAAATTAGGCAATTTTGAGGAAGCGGTAGACATTCTGTATGATGAACTTTCTGATTATAATAGCACATCTGTGTTCTGTGATAAAGTTTACATCAAAGACAAGATGCAAGGGCAAAAAGTCCTGGAGTACTTGTTCAGAAAAATTATCTCATCGAGCAAGGGAGACAGAAAGCCCCAGATTGCGCGTTTCGTACAGGAACATGGCTCTAAGCTTGATGTGATCAAAATCTACAAACTGCTACCAGACGACCTGCTTCTGTCAGATCTGAGGCAAGTTTTAGCTCAAACCATTAAGCTTCATGCAATTGAAAATGACGAACGGAGGATTGAGAAAGGTCTTTTCCAAGCGGaattggtgaagaagagttATGAGCTTAACAAGTCTTTGGCAAATTTCGTCCTTTTGGATGAGAATTACAAATGTCCTGTATGCAGGAAAAAGTTCTTAGCTTCCAGCACTGATAGCGCACTTTGGTATACAGTCGATTCTCGAGAAGTCATCGTTCACTATACTTGTGGGAAGGCGTTGGAAGCCAAGATACAGGCTAAATCGGCAAAAACCAAACTACGAAGCTCCAGAATTGTTGCGGATCTAAAATCTGCGGTATAA
- the BLS1 gene encoding Bls1p (ancestral locus Anc_4.273) has translation MSHRNELDQVVDRIFKSTQETEASKTLKEIESNNRYIMNTQLRKLVELHDTSFQQKCVIPVSALYERHSEQVLRDGDLQSCAELIDRDIRIIETAMELIKDSKKSNS, from the coding sequence ATGAGCCATCGAAACGAGCTAGATCAAGTAGTTGACAGGATCTTCAAATCGACTCAGGAGACTGAAGCatccaagactttgaaagagattgagTCCAATAATCGATATATAATGAACACGCAGCTGCGAAAACTAGTCGAATTGCACGACACCAGCTTCCAGCAGAAATGTGTAATACCCGTGAGTGCCCTGTATGAAAGACATAGTGAACAGGTGCTGCGTGACGGCGACTTGCAAAGCTGTGCGGAGCTTATAGATCGGGACATAAGAATCATCGAGACCGCGATGGAACTGATCAAGGactccaagaaatcaaatTCATGA
- the GAG1 gene encoding Gag1p (ancestral locus Anc_4.272) — MIVPDMSERDRGCSRTHREKGLSRTLRKWMVAVRKFTHEALNNIDDRDRGEDRINGLFHGELAPLKSVASVDRESGTSVTPVGASEMRLTTETEESLAENSTQANGGAGEGTDDRSPQDDELDHETDSFERFDTYAEYVKLRNESREPFCRGPELWERRRALWLRPAASQAEETAQQSRRELFATIPQAYHTRIFKKLVMDNKPLREPMNLQDAIQIINAGWIETRKWENAAKGLA; from the coding sequence ATGATCGTACCTGATATGAGTGAAAGAGATAGAGGATGTTCGAGGACACATCGGGAGAAAGGACTATCGCGCACGCTACGTAAATGGATGGTTGCGGTGAGGAAGTTCACGCATGAGGCATTGAACAACATAGACGACAGGGATAGAGGTGAAGATAGAATCAATGGGTTGTTTCATGGGGAGCTTGCGCCTCTGAAGAGTGTGGCTAGCGTGGATAGAGAGAGTGGTACTTCAGTGACGCCGGTTGGCGCTTCTGAGATGAGATTGACGACCGAGACCGAGGAATCGTTGGCAGAAAATAGCACGCAGGCGAAtggaggagctggcgaGGGGACCGACGACCGCTCGCCgcaagatgatgagctaGATCACGAGACCGACTCATTTGAACGATTTGACACCTATGCTGAGTATGTCAAGCTGCGAAACGAGTCCCGCGAACCGTTTTGCAGGGGGCCCGAGCTTTGGGAACGCAGAAGAGCTCTCTGGTTGCGCCCGGCGGCGAGCCAGGCGGAGGAAACTGCACAGCAATCGCGCCGGGAGCTCTTTGCCACGATACCTCAAGCATATCATACAAGGATATTCAAGAAGTTAGTCATGGACAACAAACCGCTACGGGAGCCGATGAATCTGCAGGATGCAATACAGATTATCAACGCTGGCTGGATAGAGACTAGGAAATGGGAGAACGCTGCTAAAGGATTGGCTTAA
- the RXT3 gene encoding Rxt3p (ancestral locus Anc_4.271) → MAMYKHSYDLNEEYRRTQSQIYGLQETILNSAKNASGSGKLKSAADTLRQRFNEPEHTSVGCDKVLQCVKNKYGPAPSRVLATLEYHPYHSGGPLRKELPAVPAEIQSSFSLAMPRPFLPGFSEEHINQLVTIQVSYEDLRDSYRGTDSPRAQNNEIWGCNIYTDDSDPLLVLRHCGLSISDYNGAHRTPANAENSDNVQGTVPPEGTPFDLEVDILLLPTLQSYPGVKQFGVTSRAWGIDTPTPHDGLSYGIYAIRITSRDTSTRNIDPQHQRVDTSHWETEGPRI, encoded by the coding sequence ATGGCCATGTACAAACACTCGTACGACTTGAACGAAGAGTATAGACGCACCCAGTCGCAGATCTACGGGCTCCAAGAGACGATTTTGAACTCTGCTAAGAACGCCAGCGGCAGCGGCAAACTCAAAAGTGCTGCAGATACGCTCCGGCAGCGTTTCAATGAGCCGGAACATACGAGTGTAGGCTGTGACAAAGTGCTGCAGTGTGTGAAGAATAAGTATGGTCCGGCGCCTAGCAGAGTATTGGCCACGCTGGAGTACCATCCGTACCACAGTGGCGGGCCGCTGAGGAAAGAACTGCCGGCGGTGCCGGCAGAGATTCAGAGTTCCTTCTCGCTGGCGATGCCCAGACCGTTCCTGCCAGGCTTCTCCGAGGAACACATCAACCAGCTGGTCACGATTCAAGTCTCGTACGAGGATCTGCGCGACTCCTACCGTGGCACGGACTCCCCGCGTGCACAGAATAACGAGATATGGGGCTGCAATATCTACACCGATGATTCCGACCcgctgctggtgctgagGCACTGCGGTCTCTCCATCTCGGACTACAATGGGGCCCACAGGACGCCCGCAAACGCGGAAAACAGCGACAATGTCCAAGGAACCGTCCCACCAGAGGGCACACCGTTCGATCTCGAGGTCGACATCTTGCTACTGCCGACGTTGCAAAGCTACCCCGGTGTGAAACAGTTCGGTGTCACTTCGAGAGCCTGGGGCATCGACACCCCGACACCACACGACGGTCTCAGCTATGGGATCTACGCCATTAGGATTACTTCAAGAGATACCTCAACAAGGAACATAGACCCCCAGCACCAGCGAGTCGATACCTCGCACTGGGAGACGGAAGGCCCTCGCATTTAG
- the UTP21 gene encoding rRNA-processing protein UTP21 (ancestral locus Anc_4.275): protein MDSGEIAKKRKLEASDRRSATGSKLFAPFRVIGNVSNGVPFAIGTLGSTFYIVTSVGRAFQIYDASNLHLLFVSEKQTSSAITALTTHFHYVYAGFGNQVGIYKRGIQEHLVTLDGPALVRDICVFGSFLCVSTDDSVIHVYKKRSNMNKYATEFYTKLSIGALQGGSVVSLVHLATYLNKIVVVTKTNLLLFNVRTGKLIYTSDELPDQITAAEPAPALDILALGTASGSVLLFNVRKGRKIRTIKSPNARVTSLAFRTDGSAHLAVGFGSGDLVFYDLERRARIHVLKNIHGESFGGVTKACFLNGQPVIVTSGGDNRLKEYVFDPPLAQQDAAAAVQPARLLRSRGGHSQPPSVITYADSKSHFLLSASRDRSLWAFSLRKDAQSQELSQKQHKRQDGGRVGGSTIKEKFPEIIAMAVENSRLGEWENVITAHKNEKEARTWDMRNKRVGRWTFGTTDDGIVKSVAISQCGNFGFVGSSNGSITIYNMQSGILRKKYKLHKKAVTGIALDGMNRKMVSCGLDGVVGFYDFNQSTLLGKLQLEAPITSMIYHRSSDLFALALDDLSIVVVDAVTQRVVRQLWGHTNRITAFDFSPDGRWIVSCSLDSTIRTWDLPSGGCIDGAKLESVATNVKFSPNGDLLATTHVDGCGICIWTNRAQFKVVATKIIDEEHFAKMLLPNASTTGGVTLLEGAFEDDSAEVDLQYNSHQSVEQINSDLITLSLGPKSKLNTLLNMDVIRQRSKPVEPPKKPEAAPFFLQLSGEKVGDEASGREDVVRDNDTTQKLMEREAKLKSVEEQLSQFKPNGRLGFESTFTKLLRHGAETRDYTEFLKNLVSLSPAAVDLEIRSLDSFEPYNELVWFIEALTQGLESNQNFELYEAFMTLLFKGHGDVLHANNKDEAIGAALSKWEKHHVAGDKLDELIKYSASVINFLSGV from the coding sequence ATGGACTCTGGCGAAATTGCGAAAAAACGGAAGTTAGAGGCGTCAGATAGACGTTCAGCGACAGGCTCGAAGCTGTTCGCTCCATTCAGAGTGATAGGTAACGTGAGTAACGGAGTTCCGTTTGCCATTGGGACGCTTGGATCCACTTTTTACATCGTTACGAGTGTTGGAAGAGCGTTCCAGATCTATGATGCGAGCAATTTGCATCTATTGTTTGTTTCTGAGAAGCAGACGAGCTCTGCCATCACAGCTTTGACGACACATTTTCATTACGTTTACGCCGGTTTTGGCAACCAAGTGGGGATCTACAAGCGTGGCATCCAGGAGCACCTTGTGACGCTGGATGGCCCTGCTCTCGTCAGAGATATCTGTGTTTTTGGAAGCTTCCTCTGCGTCTCGACGGATGACAGTGTCATTCACGTTTACAAGAAACGGTCGAATATGAACAAATATGCCACGGAGTTTTACACGAAATTGAGCATTGGGGCTTTACAAGGCGGATCTGTTGTATCGCTTGTCCATCTCGCAACTtatctgaacaagattgTGGTTGTAACCAAGACCAACCTCCTGCTGTTCAACGTACGAACTGGGAAGCTGATCTACACATCTGACGAGTTGCCTGATCAAATAACCGCTGCCGAACCTGCACCCGCTTTGGATATACTGGCGCTAGGGACTGCTTCCGGTAGCGTCTTACTGTTCAACGTCAGGAAGGGAAGGAAGATACGCACTATCAAGAGTCCGAATGCAAGGGTAACATCGCTTGCCTTCAGAACTGATGGATCTGCCCACCTTGCAGTGGGTTTCGGAAGCGGAGACTTGGTGTTCTATGACTTGGAGCGTCGCGCAAGAATACATGTGCTGAAGAACATACACGGTGAATCGTTTGGGGGCGTAACGAAAGCTTGCTTCCTGAATGGTCAGCCCGTCATTGTCACTTCCGGTGGTGACAACCGGTTGAAGGAGTACGTTTTTGATCCACCATTGGCTCAGCAAGacgcagcagcagcagttcAGCCCGCAAGGCTTTTACGCTCTAGAGGTGGTCATTCGCAACCTCCATCCGTCATCACTTACGCTGACTCTAAATCGCATTTTCTTCTATCAGCGTCTAGAGATAGGTCTCTATGGGCCTTCTCCCTTAGAAAGGATGCCCAATCACAGGAACTATCGCAGAAGCAACATAAGAGACAAGATGGAGGAAGAGTAGGAGGTAGCACCATCAAAGAGAAATTTCCAGAGATTATTGCGATGGCAGTAGAGAACTCTAGACTTGGAGAATGGGAGAATGTCATTACTGCCCATAAGaatgagaaagaagcacGTACTTGGGATATGCGTAACAAAAGAGTAGGAAGATGGACTTTTGGAACAACAGATGATGGAATCGTTAAGTCTGTGGCTATTTCTCAGTGTGGCAATTTTGGTTTCGTGGGCTCCTCTAATGGAAGTATTACAATTTATAACATGCAAAGTGGTAtactgaggaagaaataCAAATTGCATAAAAAAGCTGTGACAGGAATCGCTCTGGATGGCATGAACAGAAAGATGGTTTCGTGTGGTCTTGACGGAGTGGTAGGTTTCTACGATTTTAACCAGTCAACGCTGCTGGGTAAACTGCAGCTGGAGGCGCCAATCACTTCAATGATATATCACCGATCATCTGACTTGTTTGCTCTAGCGCTAGATGATCTCTCAATAGTTGTAGTTGACGCTGTTACTCAAAGAGTAGTCCGTCAACTTTGGGGACACACAAACAGGATCACTGCATTTGATTTTTCACCTGATGGTAGATGGATCGTATCTTGTTCGTTGGATTCTACCATAAGAACTTGGGATCTTCCTTCCGGCGGTTGTATCGATGGTGCGAAGCTAGAGAGCGTTGCAACTAATGTCAAGTTTTCACCCAATGGTGACCTCCTGGCGACGACTCATGTTGATGGATGCGGCATATGCATTTGGACTAATCGAGCTCAATTCAAGGTTGTTGCAACTAAGATTATTGACGAAGagcattttgcaaaaatgCTACTCCCTAACGCTTCCACAACAGGTGGCGTTACGCTCCTTGAAGGTGCTTTCGAAGACGACAGTGCGGAAGTCGATCTGCAGTACAATTCTCACCAGTCGGTCGAGCAAATCAATAGTGACCTGATCACGCTTTCTCTTGGGCCCAAGAGCAAGCTAAACACTCTGTTGAACATGGATGTCATCAGACAGCGATCAAAACCAGTTGAGCCGCCAAAGAAGCCGGAGGCGGCACCATTTTTCTTACAACTGTCTGGTGAGAAAGTCGGTGATGAAGCTTCTGGAAGGGAAGATGTTGTAAGGGACAATGACACCACGCAAAAGCTCATGGAACGAGAGGCGAAACTTAAATCCGTGGAGGAGCAGTTAAGTCAATTCAAACCCAACGGCCGCTTAGGTTTCGAATCAACTTTCACAAAGCTTTTGAGACATGGTGCGGAAACTAGAGATTATAcagaatttttgaagaacttggTCAGTCTATCGCCTGCGGCAGTCGATTTGGAGATTAGGTCATTAGATTCATTTGAGCCTTACAATGAGTTGGTGTGGTTTATCGAGGCCCTTACACAAGGTCTTGAATCCAATCAGAATTTTGAACTCTACGAGGCCTTCATGACTCTCTTATTTAAGGGACATGGTGATGTCTTGCATGCAAATAATAAGGATGAGGCTATTGGCGCCGCTTTGTCTAAATGGGAAAAGCATCATGTTGCTGGTGACAAACTTGACGAGTTGATAAAGTACAGTGCGAGCGTAATCAACTTTCTATCTGGTGTATAA
- the RPL31B gene encoding 60S ribosomal protein eL31 (ancestral locus Anc_4.270), which translates to MAGLKDVVTREYTINMHKRLHGVTFKKRAPRAVKEIKKFAKLHMGTDDVRLAPELNQEIWKRGVKGVPFRLRLRISRKRNEEEDAKNPLFSYVEPVFVSSTKGLQTVVVEEEA; encoded by the exons ATGGCCGGTTTGAAAGACGTTGTTACTCGTGAATACACCATCAATATGCACAAGAGA TTGCATGGTGTCactttcaagaagagagctcCAAGAGCCGtcaaggagatcaagaagttcgCCAAATTGCACATGGGTACTGACGATGTCCGTTTGGCCCCAGAGCTAAACCAAGAGATCTGGAAGAGAGGTGTCAAGGGTGTCCCATTCAGATTGAGATTGAGAATCTCCAGAAAGAGAaacgaggaggaagacgcCAAGAACCCATTGTTCTCCTACGTTGAACCAGTGTTTGTTTCCTCCACCAAGGGCTTGCAAACCGTTgttgtcgaagaagaggcttAA
- the DUS4 gene encoding tRNA dihydrouridine synthase (ancestral locus Anc_4.269) — protein MQPRSVCELKKQVVIPKPKLLKPENDPLHIIKTRKITHGRPATIAGPMVRYSKLPFRQLCRQYDADIVYSPMILAREYVRNGNARLADFSTNDEDTPLIVQVGVNNVADLLKFVEMVAPYCDGVGINCGCPIKEQVREGIGCALIYNAELLCEMVSAVKSKYGDSLRLETKIRIHDDYEQTVSLCKSLCDAGVDWITIHGRTRTTRSSQPVNLEAIRYIVEKIQEKKVPVVANGDCFKRADVDAIAEFTKVDGVMAVRGLLANPALFSGYETCPWSCVEKFWYYTLEYGGLPYQLLQHHLYCMLENMNLERRLLKEMMSIKSTGELIDWFDTRFDFKRFGEAGWAEASAVPYRVDK, from the coding sequence ATGCAACCAAGATCGGTGTGTGAGCTTAAGAAGCAGGTTGTTATCCCCAAACCAAAACTGTTGAAACCAGAGAATGACCCTCTTCACATAATaaagacaagaaagatcacACATGGCAGGCCTGCGACGATCGCTGGCCCTATGGTACGCTACTCTAAGCTGCCGTTCCGACAACTTTGCCGCCAATACGATGCCGACATAGTCTACAGTCCAATGATACTTGCCCGTGAGTACGTTCGTAATGGGAATGCAAGATTGGCAGATTTCTCCACCAACGACGAGGATACGCCGCTGATAGTCCAAGTCGGCGTCAATAATGTAGCTGACCTGTTGAAATTTGTGGAAATGGTGGCTCCATATTGTGATGGGGTTGGCATTAACTGCGGTTGTCCCATCAAGGAACAGGTGCGTGAGGGCATAGGATGTGCGCTGATCTACAACGCAGAACTTCTCTGCGAAATGGTTTCAGCGGTGAAATCGAAGTACGGTGATTCTCTCCGTTTGGAAACGAAGATTAGAATCCATGATGACTACGAGCAAACGGTTTCGCTCTGTAAGAGCCTCTGTGACGCTGGAGTAGACTGGATCACAATTCATGGAAGGACAAGGACCACAAGGTCATCACAGCCGGTGAATTTGGAAGCCATAAGATACATAGTCGAGAAGATccaggagaagaaagtacCAGTTGTAGCCAACGGAGACTGTTTCAAAAGAGCTGACGTGGATGCAATCGCAGAGTTCACCAAAGTGGACGGCGTTATGGCCGTTAGAGGATTGCTGGCGAATCCAGCGCTCTTCAGCGGCTACGAGACTTGCCCCTGGAGCTGTGTGGAAAAGTTCTGGTACTACACGCTGGAATATGGCGGTCTGCCTTATCAGCTACTGCAACATCACCTGTACTGCATGTTAGAAAACATGAATTTGGAGCGAAGATTattgaaagagatgatgAGCATCAAGAGTACTGGGGAACTCATCGATTGGTTTGATACAAGGTTTGATTTCAAGAGATTCGGAGAAGCCGGGTGGGCAGAAGCTTCTGCCGTACCGTACCGTGTAGATAAGTAG